The DNA sequence TGCCCAGCCCCCCGCGGAGCCGGACCCGCTCCCGGAGCCGGAGGGTGTCCCTTCGCCAGAGGCGGTCGTCGAGTCCGCACCGTGGGCCCGGCCAGACGAGGGCGCGACCGCGTCCGATACCGCTCCGCCCGACCCCGTTACGCCCATGGCCGAACAGGAGCGGGAGGACGCCACCCATGTCTCCCCGCCTGCGCCCGACCCCGTTGGCGCCGACCCGGCTCCCACCGCCGCCGGACCCGAGGCGGAGGACCTGCAGGCGATGGCGGTAGAATTCGTACCTATGACGGAGCCGCCCCCGCAGCCCGACGAACCGCTCGTGGTGGCGGAAGGCGATGTCCCAGAGGAACCCGCCCCGGCTTCACCTCCCGAGGCGCCCGAAGGGGAGCCGACGGAGGACGCCGAAGCCGCGGGTGGATGGCTCCCCGAGGTGGTCGAGCCGGCCTCGACCCCCCACCCCGAGCCTCAGGACGAGGAGCGTCCGGGGTCCTGACGCTCGTGGAGGACGGCGGCCAGGACGCCGTTGACGAATCGTCCCGCCTCCTCCCCCGAGAAGTGCTTCGCGAGCTCCACCGCCTCGTCGAGCACGACCGCCGGGGGCACCCCGCCCCCCATCAGCTCGGCCACCCCTATCCGGAGCACGTTGCGGTCGACCGGGGACATCCTCTCGGGAGGCCACCCGATGGCCTTCGCCGCGAGCAGCGCGTCGATCTCGGACCGGCTCCGGTCGACGGCCCGGACGAGCTTCGCCGTGTACTCCCCCACCGGGTCCTCGCTCTGACGCTCGTCGAGGACGACCGCGCCGTCCACCCCCCGGACATCCGCCGCGTACAGCAACTCCACCGCGGCCAGGCGCTGCGCGTGCCGGGTCACCGGCTACTGCTGGACCCTGGTGACGTAGTCGCCGGTCCTCGTGTCGACTCGGACGACGTCTCCCGTGTCCACGAAGAGGGGGACCTGGATCGTGGCTCCCGTCTCGACGGTGGCCGGCTTCGTACCGGCCGACGAACGGTCGCCCTTCAGCCCCGGGTCGGTGTGTGAGATCAGGAGGTCGACGGCGGTCGGCATGTCCACCCCGACGGGGCTCCCGCCGTGCAGCGCGACCGTGACGTTCGTCCCCTCCTTGAGGAAGCGGAGCGCGTCCTGGCCGATCTGGTCCGCGGTGAGCGACGTCTGCTCGTAGGACTCGTTGTCCATGAACACGTAGTGGTCGCCCTCGGGGTACAGGTAGGACATCTCGCGCCGGTCGACGATGGCGAGCCCGACCTTCGTGTCCGAGTTGAAGGTGCGGTCCAGGACGGCGTCGTCGGTCAGCCGCCGCAGCTTGGTGCGGACGACCGCGTTGCCCTTTCCGGGCTTGTGGTGGGCGAACTCGATGACCTGGAAGAGGCCCTCCGGCAGGTTCAGGACCATGCCGCGCTTGAGGTTGTTGACGTTCACGTTGTCGGCCATAGCGCGTACGAGACTACACGGGTTGCCGCGGCAGCGAGGTCAGGTTCTCGTACCCGTCCGAGGTCACCAAGACGAGGTCCTCCACGCGGACGCCGCCCAGCCCGGGCAGGTAGGCGCCCGGCTCGACCGTGAGCACCATCCCCTCCTCGAGGACGGTCTGGGAGCCGCCGGCCAGGCGGGGCTGCTCGTGGATATCGAGCCCGAGGCTGTGGCCGGTGGAGTGGACGAAGGCCTCTCCGTACCCGGCCCGGGACAGGACCTCGCGGGCCTCCCGGTCCACGTCCGCGGCGAGCACCCCGGGTCGGAGGACCGCGAGCGCCGCCTCGAGCGCCTCGACGACGGCTGCGTGGACATCACGCATCGGGTCGGGAGCCCGGTTCGTCCAGGTGCGGGTCATGTCCGAGCAGTAGCCCTGCACGCGTGCGCCCATGTCCACGAGCAGGACGGCGTCCGGGTCGATCCGCTCGCGTGACGGACGGGCGTGGGGCAGGGCCGAGCGGGGTCCGGAGGCCACGATCACCTCGAACGAGACCGCGTCCGCGCCCGAGGTCCGGACCGCCCACTCGAGCTCCAGGGCGAGGTCCAGCTCGGTGCCGCCCTGCCAGCGCTGCATCACGCCGGTGAGCGCGGACTCGGCGATCACCTGGGCTCGGCGGATGAGCTCGACCTCCTCCGGCTCCTTGAGCATCCGGACCCGCTCCACCGAGCGCGTGGTCTCGACGAGCCGGACCCCGGGGAGCCCGTCGGTCAGCGTCCGCAGCGCCTGAACGGTCACGTGCGACGCCTCGAGGCCGAGCTCGCCGATCCCGGACGCCGAGAGGATCTCGCCCAGACGCGGGACGAACGACGTGTTCTGTTCGTAGAGGACGCGCTCGCAGTCCGGGACCTGCTCGGACGACTGGGTCGCGTACCGTCCGTCGGTGAAGAAGAAGGAGGGGTCGTCCAGGAGCAGCTGTCCGTTCGATCCGGTGAACCCGGTCAGGTAGCGGACGTTGGTCGGTTCGGTGACGAGGACGGGGTGGCCCACGGCCGCGAGGACCCGCTCTCGCCGCTCTCGATGCCTCACCGGCCGCTCGCCAGTCCGATGAGGGCGCGCAGCGCGGCGGTGTAGGAGTGCGGACCGAACCCCCCGACGACGCCGACGCAGACCGGTGAGATCAGGGACCGCTGCCGGAAGTCCTCTCGGGC is a window from the Actinomycetota bacterium genome containing:
- a CDS encoding Xaa-Pro peptidase family protein, whose protein sequence is MRHRERRERVLAAVGHPVLVTEPTNVRYLTGFTGSNGQLLLDDPSFFFTDGRYATQSSEQVPDCERVLYEQNTSFVPRLGEILSASGIGELGLEASHVTVQALRTLTDGLPGVRLVETTRSVERVRMLKEPEEVELIRRAQVIAESALTGVMQRWQGGTELDLALELEWAVRTSGADAVSFEVIVASGPRSALPHARPSRERIDPDAVLLVDMGARVQGYCSDMTRTWTNRAPDPMRDVHAAVVEALEAALAVLRPGVLAADVDREAREVLSRAGYGEAFVHSTGHSLGLDIHEQPRLAGGSQTVLEEGMVLTVEPGAYLPGLGGVRVEDLVLVTSDGYENLTSLPRQPV
- the nusB gene encoding transcription antitermination factor NusB; its protein translation is MTRHAQRLAAVELLYAADVRGVDGAVVLDERQSEDPVGEYTAKLVRAVDRSRSEIDALLAAKAIGWPPERMSPVDRNVLRIGVAELMGGGVPPAVVLDEAVELAKHFSGEEAGRFVNGVLAAVLHERQDPGRSSS
- the efp gene encoding elongation factor P, whose protein sequence is MADNVNVNNLKRGMVLNLPEGLFQVIEFAHHKPGKGNAVVRTKLRRLTDDAVLDRTFNSDTKVGLAIVDRREMSYLYPEGDHYVFMDNESYEQTSLTADQIGQDALRFLKEGTNVTVALHGGSPVGVDMPTAVDLLISHTDPGLKGDRSSAGTKPATVETGATIQVPLFVDTGDVVRVDTRTGDYVTRVQQ